The proteins below are encoded in one region of Paeniglutamicibacter cryotolerans:
- a CDS encoding TrmH family RNA methyltransferase yields MWPQEEHYDPELLAEGDRRNVLDKYRYWKMDAIIAELDTRRHEFHIAIENWQHDMNIGTVVRTANAFLAKEVHIIGRRRWNRRGAMVTDRYQHVRHHATVEEFTAWAHAEGLAIIGIDIFPDSQQLETYELPRKCVLVFGQEGPGLSAEVHAAAEATLSIEQFGSTRSINAASAAGIAMHAWIRRHVFNQRVR; encoded by the coding sequence ATGTGGCCGCAAGAGGAGCACTACGACCCGGAGCTGCTGGCAGAGGGCGACCGCCGCAACGTGCTGGACAAATACCGGTACTGGAAGATGGACGCGATCATCGCCGAGCTCGATACGCGGCGCCACGAGTTCCACATCGCCATCGAAAACTGGCAGCATGACATGAACATCGGCACCGTGGTGCGCACCGCCAACGCCTTCCTCGCCAAAGAGGTGCACATCATCGGCCGACGCCGCTGGAATCGCCGCGGGGCCATGGTCACCGACCGCTACCAGCACGTACGCCACCACGCCACGGTAGAGGAGTTCACCGCCTGGGCGCATGCGGAAGGGCTGGCGATCATCGGCATCGACATCTTCCCGGATTCCCAGCAACTGGAAACCTATGAACTACCGCGCAAATGCGTGCTGGTTTTCGGCCAGGAGGGGCCCGGGCTCAGCGCAGAGGTCCATGCGGCGGCCGAGGCGACGTTGTCCATTGAACAATTCGGCTCCACGCGGTCCATTAATGCGGCATCGGCGGCGGGTATTGCCATGCACGCATGGATCCGCCGCCATGTCTTCAACCAGCGGGTCAGGTAG
- a CDS encoding magnesium and cobalt transport protein CorA: MPIVENAIYVEGKRVLKPESLSETFEDLKATGGMCWLGLYRPDAGEMEEVAAELELHALAVEDTLAGHQRPKLDHYGEHLFVVLRPARYIDDIEKVEFGELHVYAGSDFVVTVRHAESPQLSIVRKRLEDEPDLLSLGPPAVLYAVLDQVIDEYEPVAAGLGNDIDEIEDQLFSGESVVSRRIYELSREVIEFQRAVAPLEAVLEQLRKDVAAITTNRHEAIELDRKLIDVQDHAIRIAERITSFRALLTNLLSLSSTLASQQATEAGVAQNEQMKKISSWAAILFAPSLIGSIYGMNFHDMPELSFAWGYPAALVLMASLSVGLYVIFKKNKWL, translated from the coding sequence ATGCCAATAGTTGAAAACGCGATCTACGTCGAAGGCAAGCGGGTGTTAAAGCCGGAGTCGCTCAGCGAAACGTTTGAAGACCTGAAAGCCACCGGCGGCATGTGTTGGCTGGGGCTCTACCGGCCGGACGCAGGCGAAATGGAGGAGGTCGCGGCGGAGCTGGAGCTGCACGCACTGGCGGTGGAAGATACCCTGGCCGGGCACCAGCGGCCGAAGCTGGATCACTACGGCGAACACCTGTTCGTCGTGCTGCGCCCGGCCCGCTACATCGACGACATCGAGAAGGTCGAGTTCGGCGAATTGCACGTCTACGCCGGGTCGGACTTCGTGGTCACCGTCCGGCATGCCGAATCCCCGCAGTTATCCATCGTGCGCAAGCGGTTGGAGGACGAACCGGACCTGCTGTCGCTCGGCCCGCCTGCCGTCCTCTATGCGGTGCTGGACCAGGTCATCGACGAATACGAGCCGGTGGCGGCGGGGCTGGGCAACGATATCGACGAAATCGAGGATCAGCTGTTCTCCGGTGAGAGCGTCGTTTCGCGGCGCATCTACGAACTCTCCCGCGAGGTCATCGAATTCCAGCGGGCTGTTGCGCCGTTGGAGGCCGTGCTCGAACAGCTGCGCAAAGACGTCGCGGCCATCACAACCAACCGCCACGAGGCGATCGAGCTGGACCGCAAGCTCATCGACGTCCAGGACCACGCCATCAGGATCGCCGAACGCATAACCTCCTTCCGTGCCCTGCTCACCAACCTGCTTTCGCTCAGCTCCACGCTGGCATCGCAACAGGCCACGGAGGCTGGCGTGGCCCAGAACGAGCAGATGAAGAAGATTTCCTCCTGGGCCGCGATCCTGTTTGCGCCGAGCCTGATCGGCAGCATCTACGGGATGAACTTCCACGACATGCCGGAGTTGTCCTTCGCATGGGGCTACCCGGCGGCCCTGGTGCTGATGGCTTCCCTGAGCGTCGGGTTGTATGTGATTTTCAAAAAGAACAAGTGGTTGTGA
- a CDS encoding M23 family metallopeptidase, translating to MGVALAVAAVFASTGTTFSPLLEAPVLANALGTAAAAVPAVYVSPMADVDAVTWEGAQLRSNPAAVEDVEGMPGGLSGQNLPQGISNDTGYLPAATALPGGLSFIHPVTSRYITSPYGWRHNPTGPGMQIHIGQDYAQVCGAPVRAAADGVVIQSAWAGHSGQRVTIDHGNGIRTGYSHNSQLIARVGEQVKQGQIISLVGTTGNSTGCHLHLEVIINGRWVDPRNYLPIIPGQPRPLVDSSNTTVAAEPITNTGAPRVQAQETGDQSPYLPAIARPPAASAPAMHKEPKQPAKPTAPTEAPKPKPMPEPTKAPSSPHPDKTPSPPKKPLKPSPTPSKIPPPVSAPKPSMTPSDPTAAPSATQATAPTPAMPTPAPTAAPTAAPTPAMPTGAPTAAPTPSTSAAPPTSSAPTPTMPAPTPSATATPPASSTPSTSAAPPTSSAPAPTAEPSNSPSTPPPGEPEPEVAPAQKSDLPVGSICELEPVVVPTEGKIQAQAQAKEKGDPETGIVSEDGYCLPPAKPGQASQVIETPPARKDS from the coding sequence ATGGGAGTTGCCTTAGCGGTGGCGGCGGTCTTTGCCTCGACCGGCACCACCTTCTCCCCGCTGTTGGAAGCCCCGGTCTTGGCCAACGCCCTGGGAACAGCCGCCGCGGCCGTCCCGGCTGTCTATGTTTCACCGATGGCCGACGTGGACGCGGTGACCTGGGAAGGCGCCCAATTGCGCAGCAACCCGGCGGCCGTCGAAGATGTCGAGGGCATGCCCGGAGGCCTCTCGGGACAGAACCTGCCCCAGGGAATCTCCAATGACACCGGCTATCTGCCCGCGGCGACGGCATTGCCCGGGGGGCTCTCCTTCATCCATCCCGTCACTTCCCGGTACATCACCAGCCCCTACGGTTGGCGCCATAACCCCACCGGTCCAGGCATGCAGATCCATATCGGACAGGATTACGCTCAGGTCTGCGGGGCGCCGGTGCGGGCGGCTGCTGATGGCGTGGTTATCCAGTCTGCCTGGGCCGGGCACTCCGGCCAACGGGTGACCATCGACCACGGCAACGGAATCCGCACCGGCTATAGCCACAACTCGCAGCTCATCGCCCGAGTAGGCGAGCAGGTCAAGCAGGGCCAGATCATTTCGCTGGTCGGGACCACCGGCAACTCCACCGGCTGCCACCTTCACCTTGAAGTCATCATCAACGGCCGCTGGGTCGACCCGAGGAACTACCTCCCGATCATCCCGGGCCAACCCCGGCCCCTGGTGGACTCGAGCAACACCACGGTTGCAGCCGAACCGATCACCAACACCGGAGCGCCACGGGTTCAGGCTCAGGAGACTGGTGACCAGAGCCCGTATTTGCCTGCCATCGCCCGTCCGCCGGCAGCATCGGCCCCGGCCATGCACAAGGAGCCGAAGCAGCCCGCCAAACCGACTGCGCCCACCGAAGCGCCCAAGCCAAAGCCGATGCCTGAACCGACGAAGGCGCCGTCGAGCCCGCACCCCGACAAGACGCCATCGCCCCCCAAGAAACCACTCAAACCATCGCCGACTCCCTCGAAGATCCCCCCGCCCGTGAGCGCTCCGAAGCCGAGCATGACGCCTTCTGATCCGACCGCGGCGCCAAGCGCCACTCAGGCCACGGCTCCGACGCCAGCGATGCCGACTCCGGCTCCGACCGCGGCTCCGACCGCGGCTCCGACGCCAGCGATGCCGACTGGGGCTCCGACCGCGGCTCCGACGCCATCGACTTCGGCGGCACCACCCACCTCGTCAGCCCCGACCCCAACGATGCCGGCTCCGACGCCAAGTGCCACTGCGACTCCTCCTGCTTCATCGACGCCATCGACTTCGGCGGCACCACCCACCTCGTCAGCCCCGGCGCCAACAGCTGAACCCTCGAATTCGCCGTCGACCCCGCCGCCGGGAGAACCGGAACCCGAGGTGGCTCCTGCGCAGAAGTCGGATCTGCCCGTGGGATCCATTTGCGAGTTGGAGCCTGTCGTGGTGCCGACCGAAGGGAAGATACAGGCGCAGGCGCAGGCGAAGGAGAAGGGCGACCCCGAAACGGGCATCGTGTCGGAGGACGGCTACTGCCTTCCCCCGGCCAAGCCCGGGCAGGCGTCCCAGGTGATTGAAACGCCACCAGCCAGGAAGGATTCCTGA